A genomic stretch from Cellulomonas sp. KRMCY2 includes:
- a CDS encoding ABC transporter permease: MATTTASRTTLAAPAANQRTIGEFLLDQRAFVALIVLVIIFSLLSDAFLTPTNLITMTKHVAYNAILALGMLLVIVTGGIDLSIGSIVGLSGIVAGVMLRGWELSLFDATAYPAVWVVILVALAVGGVVGLLNGLLVTRFNVAPFIATLGTMYVARGAALLISDGATFPKLQGEAALGNTGFRILGTGRPLGIPTAIWIMVLFAVIIAVVVTRTPFGRWLYATGGNERAAQLAGVPVRSVKMRVYMISGVCAAMAGLIIASELTSAAPQTGTTFELNAIAAVVIGGASLSGGRGTVKGALIGAFVIGFLSDGLVMVGVSSFWQTVIKGLVIVLAVMLDQGQQRLKNARAAAVAAQSVKRELAAAHPDAR; this comes from the coding sequence ATGGCCACGACCACGGCATCACGGACGACGCTGGCGGCGCCCGCCGCGAACCAGCGGACCATCGGCGAGTTCCTGCTCGACCAGCGCGCCTTCGTCGCGCTCATCGTGCTGGTGATCATCTTCTCGCTGCTGTCGGACGCCTTCCTCACCCCGACCAACCTCATCACCATGACCAAGCACGTGGCCTACAACGCGATCCTCGCGCTGGGCATGCTGCTGGTCATCGTCACCGGCGGGATCGACCTGTCGATCGGCTCGATCGTCGGCCTGTCCGGGATCGTCGCGGGCGTCATGCTGCGCGGCTGGGAGCTGTCCCTGTTCGACGCGACCGCCTACCCGGCGGTGTGGGTGGTCATCCTGGTCGCGCTCGCCGTCGGCGGGGTGGTCGGGCTGCTCAACGGGCTGCTGGTCACCCGGTTCAACGTGGCACCCTTCATCGCGACCCTCGGCACGATGTACGTCGCGCGCGGCGCGGCCCTGCTCATCTCCGACGGGGCGACGTTCCCGAAGCTGCAGGGGGAGGCGGCCCTCGGCAACACCGGCTTCCGGATCCTCGGGACCGGCCGACCGCTCGGCATCCCCACGGCCATCTGGATCATGGTCCTGTTCGCCGTGATCATCGCCGTGGTGGTCACGCGAACCCCGTTCGGCCGCTGGCTCTACGCCACGGGCGGCAACGAGCGCGCGGCCCAGCTGGCAGGCGTGCCGGTCCGCTCGGTGAAGATGCGCGTCTACATGATCTCGGGCGTGTGCGCCGCGATGGCGGGTCTCATCATCGCCTCGGAGCTCACGTCCGCGGCACCGCAGACCGGCACGACGTTCGAGCTCAATGCGATCGCGGCCGTCGTCATCGGCGGTGCGTCGCTCTCGGGCGGACGCGGCACGGTCAAGGGCGCGCTCATCGGCGCGTTCGTCATCGGCTTCCTCTCGGACGGCCTGGTCATGGTCGGGGTCTCCAGCTTCTGGCAGACCGTGATCAAGGGCCTGGTCATCGTCCTGGCCGTCATGCTCGACCAGGGTCAGCAGAGGTTGAAGAACGCTCGAGCGGCCGCCGTCGCCGCGCAGAGCGTCAAGCGTGAGCTGGCGGCAGCACATCCCGACGCGCGCTGA
- a CDS encoding D-ribose ABC transporter substrate-binding protein produces the protein MRRTFRTGAVLVAAISALALTGCSGGTAEPEETTEATTEAAAPEAEAAGEAGGLIAVITPSHSNVFFKAEAAAAVAMAEELGYEAQADSHDDDPNKQSELIDAAISNGAVAIILDNAGADVTVGAVQKAADAGIPVFLIDREINESGVAMAQIVSNNSQGAGLVGESFVEAMDGKGRYIELLGRETDTNAAVRSDAYHAVIDQYADMEMVAQETANWDQQEAFTKVETLLQADPNVQGIIAGNDTMALGAVAAVAAAGLTGQVIVAGFDGSPDAAEAIKAGTMLATGLQPAVHIAELAVQQADLYIRTGETGQPEKQSIDCVLIDASNVDRYTTFALED, from the coding sequence ATGCGACGCACATTCCGCACGGGCGCGGTACTCGTTGCCGCGATCTCGGCACTGGCACTGACCGGCTGTTCCGGCGGCACGGCCGAGCCGGAGGAGACGACCGAGGCGACGACCGAGGCGGCCGCACCCGAGGCCGAGGCTGCGGGCGAGGCCGGTGGCCTCATCGCGGTCATCACACCGTCCCACTCCAACGTGTTCTTCAAGGCCGAGGCCGCCGCCGCCGTGGCCATGGCCGAGGAGCTCGGCTACGAGGCCCAGGCCGACTCGCACGACGACGACCCGAACAAGCAGAGCGAGCTCATCGACGCGGCGATCTCCAACGGCGCCGTCGCGATCATCCTCGACAACGCGGGTGCCGACGTGACCGTCGGTGCCGTGCAGAAGGCCGCTGACGCCGGCATCCCGGTGTTCCTCATCGACCGCGAGATCAACGAGTCCGGCGTGGCGATGGCGCAGATCGTCTCGAACAACTCCCAGGGCGCCGGCCTCGTCGGCGAGTCCTTCGTCGAGGCGATGGACGGCAAGGGTCGCTACATCGAGCTGCTCGGTCGTGAGACCGACACCAACGCCGCGGTGCGCTCGGACGCCTACCACGCGGTGATCGACCAGTACGCCGACATGGAGATGGTCGCGCAGGAGACGGCCAACTGGGACCAGCAGGAGGCCTTCACGAAGGTCGAGACGCTGCTCCAGGCGGACCCGAACGTCCAGGGCATCATCGCGGGCAACGACACGATGGCCCTCGGCGCCGTCGCGGCGGTGGCCGCCGCCGGACTGACCGGCCAGGTCATCGTCGCCGGCTTCGACGGCAGCCCCGACGCCGCTGAAGCGATCAAGGCCGGCACGATGCTGGCGACCGGCCTCCAGCCGGCCGTGCACATCGCCGAGCTCGCCGTGCAGCAGGCCGACCTCTACATCCGCACGGGTGAGACGGGTCAGCCGGAGAAGCAGTCGATCGACTGCGTCCTGATCGACGCCTCCAACGTCGACCGCTACACGACCTTCGCGCTGGAGGACTGA
- a CDS encoding sugar phosphate isomerase/epimerase: protein MSEYPRFGAGLWHFASYVDRYATDGYAPPVTTLEQIALAGAVGDLSVVDVPYPFTEGVTVEQVKAALAENGLEAIGVTPEIYMRRFSKGAFTNPDAAVRAEALEALNEAADVVRALGARYLKVWPGQDGWDYPFQVDHHTQWELAVSGMRELALANPDIKIVIEYKPREPRNKMFWDSAAKTALGIKAMGVDNVGVLLDFGHALFGGESPAAAAQLLIDHGLLWAMDVNDNLRSWDDDMVVGTVHPVEVFEFFYTLKINNWEGIWQLDQFPFRENTVEAAKLSIRFLKGIHRALEELDIDALRAAQARQDAMGAQKLVQDVLFSCLREGE, encoded by the coding sequence ATGTCTGAGTACCCCCGCTTCGGTGCCGGCCTGTGGCACTTCGCGAGCTACGTCGACCGCTACGCCACCGACGGCTACGCGCCGCCGGTCACGACCCTCGAGCAGATCGCCCTGGCCGGTGCGGTCGGCGACCTGTCGGTGGTCGACGTGCCCTACCCGTTCACCGAGGGAGTGACCGTCGAGCAGGTCAAGGCCGCGCTCGCGGAGAACGGCCTCGAGGCGATCGGCGTCACGCCGGAGATCTACATGCGCCGCTTCAGCAAGGGCGCCTTCACCAACCCTGACGCTGCGGTCCGGGCCGAGGCGCTCGAGGCGCTCAACGAGGCCGCTGATGTGGTCCGCGCGCTCGGCGCCCGGTACCTCAAGGTGTGGCCGGGCCAGGACGGCTGGGACTACCCGTTCCAGGTCGACCACCACACGCAGTGGGAGCTCGCTGTCTCCGGGATGCGTGAGCTGGCGCTGGCGAACCCCGACATCAAGATCGTCATCGAGTACAAGCCGCGCGAGCCGCGCAACAAGATGTTCTGGGACTCGGCAGCCAAGACTGCGCTCGGCATCAAGGCGATGGGTGTGGACAACGTCGGCGTGCTGCTGGACTTCGGCCACGCGCTCTTCGGTGGCGAGTCGCCGGCGGCGGCCGCCCAGCTGCTCATCGACCACGGCCTGCTGTGGGCGATGGACGTCAACGACAACCTGCGCAGCTGGGACGACGACATGGTCGTCGGCACCGTGCACCCGGTCGAGGTCTTCGAGTTCTTCTACACGCTGAAGATCAACAACTGGGAGGGCATCTGGCAGCTCGACCAGTTCCCGTTCCGCGAGAACACCGTCGAGGCCGCCAAGCTCTCGATCCGCTTCCTCAAGGGCATCCACCGCGCCCTGGAGGAGCTGGACATCGACGCCCTGCGCGCGGCCCAGGCACGCCAGGACGCGATGGGTGCGCAGAAGCTCGTCCAGGACGTCCTGTTCTCCTGCCTGCGGGAGGGCGAGTGA
- a CDS encoding transketolase, whose protein sequence is MSAVEEDLVPALDPTGLPVDELPVMGRIDASAGREAVVAHLAEAARQVRRRDIQMIRAAGLGHIGGEFSVIDILVTLYLHALDVTPQTVTDPERDRLILSKGHAAAALYTTLSIAGFIPPAELSTFMRPLAQLNGHPARTKIAAVEASTGPLGHGLPIAVGTAFGGALDGSPRRTVVVVGDGELQEGSNWEALMTAGNHRLANLCVVVDRNRLQQGARVADTNDLEPLADKLRAFGMEVVEVDGHDHGALVDVFAAVPAASGRPTAVIAHTFKGHPISFMSDDVAWHHKVPSPEQVATALIELETP, encoded by the coding sequence GTGAGCGCGGTCGAGGAAGACCTGGTCCCCGCGCTCGACCCGACCGGCCTGCCGGTGGACGAGCTGCCCGTGATGGGTCGGATCGACGCGTCAGCCGGCCGCGAGGCCGTCGTCGCGCACCTCGCCGAGGCGGCCCGGCAGGTCCGCCGCCGCGACATCCAGATGATCCGGGCCGCGGGCCTGGGGCACATCGGCGGCGAGTTCTCGGTCATCGACATCCTCGTGACCCTGTACCTGCACGCGCTCGACGTCACGCCGCAGACGGTGACGGACCCGGAGCGGGACCGGCTCATCCTCTCCAAGGGGCATGCGGCCGCCGCCCTCTACACGACGCTGTCCATCGCCGGGTTCATCCCGCCGGCGGAGCTGAGCACCTTCATGCGGCCGCTCGCCCAGCTCAACGGGCACCCTGCGCGGACCAAGATCGCGGCTGTCGAGGCCAGCACCGGGCCGCTCGGTCACGGGCTGCCGATCGCCGTCGGCACGGCGTTCGGCGGGGCGCTCGACGGCTCGCCGCGGCGCACCGTCGTGGTGGTCGGCGACGGCGAGCTCCAGGAGGGCTCGAACTGGGAGGCCCTCATGACGGCCGGCAACCACCGGCTGGCGAACCTCTGCGTCGTCGTGGACCGCAACCGCCTGCAGCAGGGCGCGCGGGTCGCCGACACCAACGACCTCGAGCCGCTCGCCGACAAGCTCCGTGCCTTCGGCATGGAGGTCGTCGAGGTCGACGGGCACGACCACGGCGCCCTGGTCGATGTCTTCGCCGCCGTCCCGGCGGCCTCGGGCAGACCGACGGCCGTCATCGCCCACACGTTCAAGGGTCACCCGATCTCCTTCATGTCCGACGACGTCGCCTGGCACCACAAGGTCCCGTCGCCGGAGCAGGTGGCCACCGCGCTGATCGAGCTGGAGACCCCGTGA
- a CDS encoding transketolase family protein, which translates to MSTDTAPVPATERALHDCRDAFVATLLELAADDPRIVAVVNDSVGSSKLGPFGTAYGPRLINVGIAEQDMVGVGAGLANGGKIPFISAAACFLTARAMEQIKVDAAYSQHHMVLCGMSPGMAYGELGPTHHSIEDLAWLRAIPGLTVVVPSDPAETAQAVRWAAAHDGPVYLRISRMGVPDVNPEGYQFVPGKAVTLREGTDVTIVATGTVVVRALDAADLLAGAGISARVLSMPTIKPLDEEAVIAAARETGAIVTVEEALTSGLGGAVAEVVVRHAPVPMRFVGVPDTFAPTGSVEWLLDHFGISAEGVAASAREVLGR; encoded by the coding sequence GTGAGCACCGACACCGCACCCGTCCCCGCAACGGAGCGGGCCCTGCACGACTGCCGCGACGCCTTCGTCGCGACCCTCCTCGAGCTCGCCGCGGACGATCCGCGGATCGTCGCGGTCGTCAACGACTCCGTCGGCTCGAGCAAGCTCGGCCCGTTCGGCACGGCCTACGGGCCGCGCCTGATCAACGTCGGCATCGCCGAGCAGGACATGGTCGGTGTGGGTGCCGGCCTGGCCAACGGTGGCAAGATCCCCTTCATCTCCGCGGCAGCGTGCTTCCTCACGGCCCGTGCGATGGAGCAGATCAAGGTCGACGCCGCCTACTCCCAGCACCACATGGTCCTGTGCGGGATGAGCCCGGGGATGGCCTACGGGGAGCTCGGCCCGACGCACCACTCCATCGAGGACCTCGCCTGGCTGCGGGCGATCCCGGGCCTGACCGTGGTGGTCCCGTCCGACCCCGCCGAGACGGCGCAGGCGGTTCGGTGGGCTGCGGCGCACGACGGACCGGTGTACCTGCGGATCAGCCGGATGGGTGTGCCGGACGTCAACCCCGAGGGCTACCAGTTCGTCCCGGGCAAGGCAGTCACGCTGCGCGAGGGCACCGACGTGACGATCGTCGCCACCGGCACGGTCGTCGTCCGGGCACTGGACGCCGCCGACCTGCTGGCCGGGGCGGGCATCTCGGCCCGGGTGCTGTCGATGCCGACCATCAAGCCGCTCGACGAGGAGGCCGTCATCGCGGCCGCCCGCGAGACCGGCGCGATCGTCACGGTCGAGGAGGCACTGACCTCGGGTCTGGGCGGGGCGGTCGCCGAGGTGGTCGTGCGTCACGCGCCGGTGCCGATGCGGTTCGTCGGCGTCCCGGACACCTTCGCGCCCACCGGCTCGGTCGAGTGGCTGCTCGACCACTTCGGCATCAGCGCGGAGGGTGTCGCCGCGTCCGCGCGGGAGGTCCTGGGTCGCTGA
- a CDS encoding LacI family DNA-binding transcriptional regulator, which yields MADVGRVAEVSAQTVSRFFTGSGYVSAPARERIEAAVAELGYRPNRTARSLRSSRSETVGVLAMGQSNYGLWSILGGLSRAARATGYSLLIAQLDIDTEDAGALAEVRHALDGFLSSRVDGIVVSTPFLGTEHLLDRIWDTLPVVTVSGRPWSGADAATADSYAAGLLATRHLTGLGHRRILHLAGPATRIEAVDRNRGYQDALAEHGAEPLPLVRGDWSAASGHAAGLTVDPDAFTAVFAGNDQMALGFMSALRSRGFAAPDDYSIVGIDDMPDARYFAPPLSSVYLDFTELGATAFAMIHERIRTGERLERRIVEPVLRARESTAPIG from the coding sequence ATGGCGGACGTCGGTCGCGTCGCCGAGGTCTCGGCGCAGACCGTCTCGCGGTTCTTCACCGGCTCGGGCTACGTCAGCGCACCCGCCCGCGAGCGGATCGAGGCCGCGGTCGCCGAGCTCGGCTACCGACCCAACCGCACCGCGCGCAGCCTGCGGAGCAGCCGCTCCGAGACGGTCGGTGTCCTGGCCATGGGCCAGTCGAACTACGGCCTGTGGTCGATCCTCGGTGGCCTCAGCCGGGCTGCCCGGGCCACCGGGTACTCGCTGCTCATCGCCCAGCTCGACATCGACACCGAGGACGCCGGCGCCCTGGCCGAGGTGCGCCATGCGCTCGACGGCTTCCTGTCCTCCCGGGTCGACGGGATCGTCGTGTCCACGCCGTTCCTCGGCACCGAGCACCTGCTCGACCGGATCTGGGACACCCTGCCCGTGGTCACCGTCTCGGGCCGTCCGTGGTCCGGCGCGGACGCCGCAACCGCCGACTCCTACGCGGCCGGCCTCCTCGCGACCCGCCACCTCACCGGGCTGGGCCACCGCCGGATCCTGCACCTGGCCGGGCCGGCCACCCGGATCGAGGCCGTCGACCGCAACCGCGGCTACCAGGACGCGCTGGCCGAGCACGGCGCCGAGCCGCTGCCCCTCGTGCGCGGCGACTGGTCGGCGGCGTCGGGCCACGCGGCGGGGCTCACGGTCGACCCCGACGCCTTCACGGCGGTCTTCGCGGGGAACGACCAGATGGCGCTCGGCTTCATGAGCGCGCTGCGCTCGCGCGGGTTCGCGGCGCCCGACGACTACTCGATCGTCGGGATCGACGACATGCCGGACGCGCGGTACTTCGCCCCCCCGCTGTCCTCCGTCTACCTCGACTTCACCGAGCTCGGGGCCACGGCCTTCGCGATGATCCACGAGCGGATCCGCACCGGCGAGCGCCTCGAACGGAGGATCGTCGAGCCCGTGCTCAGAGCCCGCGAGTCGACGGCGCCGATCGGCTGA
- a CDS encoding nucleoside hydrolase, which produces MTQPTWTLGRTPWISDDDAHPGPRCRVIVDNDFSGDPDDLFQVVHHVLSPSVDIRAIIGSHLRPGDPFDGGPTTAANAVARLRELFAVMGLDAEDRIVQGSDVALVDRTTPQDTPAARAIIAEAMRADVDTPLYVVCGGGLTDLASAWLLEPAISDRLTVVWIGGPEHPGLAAEPPGVTDPEYNLAIDVVAGQVLFNDADLPLWQVPRNMYRQCLVSDIELRRRVATRGALGRFLYDALGGVDRFVRASGALRAETYALGDSPLVLLTALQSYFQPDTSSSDHVVVPAPRLTDDGDAEPRADGRPIRVYTRLDTRLMFEDMFGKLEAFAQWRAQA; this is translated from the coding sequence ATGACGCAGCCGACCTGGACCCTGGGCCGGACGCCCTGGATCTCGGACGACGACGCCCACCCCGGCCCCCGCTGCCGGGTGATCGTCGACAACGACTTCTCGGGGGACCCCGACGACCTCTTCCAGGTGGTCCACCACGTGCTGTCCCCGTCGGTGGACATCCGCGCGATCATCGGCTCGCACCTGCGTCCCGGCGACCCGTTCGACGGCGGGCCGACAACCGCCGCGAACGCCGTGGCGCGACTGCGCGAGCTGTTCGCCGTCATGGGCCTGGACGCCGAGGACCGGATCGTCCAGGGCTCCGACGTCGCCCTGGTGGACCGGACCACCCCGCAGGACACCCCCGCGGCCCGCGCGATCATCGCCGAGGCGATGCGCGCCGATGTCGACACCCCGCTCTACGTGGTGTGCGGCGGCGGGCTGACGGACCTGGCCAGCGCGTGGCTGCTCGAGCCCGCGATCTCCGACCGCCTGACGGTCGTGTGGATCGGCGGCCCGGAGCACCCCGGGCTCGCCGCCGAGCCGCCCGGCGTCACCGACCCCGAGTACAACCTCGCCATCGACGTCGTGGCCGGCCAGGTGCTCTTCAACGACGCGGACCTGCCGCTGTGGCAGGTGCCGCGGAACATGTACCGCCAGTGCCTGGTCTCCGACATCGAGCTGCGTCGGCGGGTCGCGACGCGCGGGGCGCTGGGGCGCTTCCTCTACGACGCGCTCGGTGGCGTGGACCGGTTCGTCCGGGCCTCGGGGGCGCTGCGCGCCGAGACCTACGCGCTGGGCGACTCCCCGCTGGTGCTGCTCACGGCGCTGCAGTCGTACTTCCAGCCGGACACCTCCTCGAGCGACCACGTCGTCGTGCCCGCGCCCCGGCTCACGGACGACGGCGATGCCGAGCCCCGCGCGGACGGTCGTCCGATCCGCGTCTACACGCGGCTCGACACGCGCCTGATGTTCGAGGACATGTTCGGCAAGCTCGAGGCCTTCGCCCAGTGGCGCGCCCAGGCCTGA
- a CDS encoding extracellular solute-binding protein, which translates to MRFTRQSAVAAAAAAALVALAGCSGSGSGDGGTTDGEGGESVDLKVWMPTQEDAQTEAIATVIADFEAANPGITITLEERSVDAHKEALRQVVGTDAGPDVYWYWEGPGLGGELVDVGMSLDLTDYYAQYGWEDRFTEAGLAGITQYGGFHGIPWTMQGEAIYYNKALFEQAGITEPPASYEDLVAAADALVAAGTTPIQFGGTVNWHVMRLLDALIETTCGSDTADALNTTQTGWDTEECVTEAFTELKTWGEKYINEGFMGISNDDSSQLFYTGDAAMAFEGTWFDSNAVENGMDPENVGIFTFPTDTGRLYGFGEGFYINAESAHPDEAAMFLDSATSTATQEKVVGVWVAMSVNNEVAPKTDNPLHELWVPVFSGATGLYINNDQNLALDQTTEYWRIQNSVLTGDIAPQDAGAAFQAFIDAS; encoded by the coding sequence ATGCGTTTCACACGGCAATCGGCCGTCGCGGCCGCCGCGGCAGCAGCGCTCGTCGCGCTCGCCGGCTGCAGCGGCAGCGGCAGCGGTGACGGCGGCACGACGGACGGCGAGGGCGGCGAGAGCGTCGACCTCAAGGTCTGGATGCCCACCCAGGAGGACGCCCAGACGGAGGCGATCGCGACGGTCATCGCCGACTTCGAGGCCGCCAACCCCGGGATCACCATCACACTCGAGGAGCGCTCGGTCGACGCCCACAAGGAGGCCCTGCGCCAGGTCGTCGGCACGGACGCCGGCCCGGACGTCTACTGGTACTGGGAGGGCCCGGGCCTGGGCGGCGAGCTCGTCGACGTCGGCATGAGCCTCGACCTGACGGACTACTACGCGCAGTACGGCTGGGAGGACCGCTTCACGGAGGCGGGCCTGGCCGGCATCACCCAGTACGGCGGGTTCCACGGCATCCCCTGGACGATGCAGGGTGAGGCGATCTACTACAACAAGGCGCTCTTCGAGCAGGCCGGCATCACCGAGCCCCCGGCAAGCTACGAGGACCTCGTCGCAGCCGCGGACGCGCTCGTCGCGGCGGGCACCACGCCGATCCAGTTCGGCGGCACGGTCAACTGGCACGTCATGCGCCTGCTCGACGCCCTCATCGAGACGACGTGCGGCAGCGACACGGCCGACGCCCTCAACACCACCCAGACCGGGTGGGACACCGAGGAGTGCGTGACCGAGGCGTTCACCGAGCTCAAGACGTGGGGCGAGAAGTACATCAACGAGGGCTTCATGGGGATCAGCAACGACGACTCCAGCCAGCTCTTCTACACCGGTGACGCCGCGATGGCCTTCGAGGGCACGTGGTTCGACTCCAACGCGGTCGAGAACGGGATGGACCCCGAGAACGTCGGGATCTTCACCTTCCCGACCGACACCGGCCGGCTGTACGGCTTCGGCGAGGGCTTCTACATCAACGCCGAGAGCGCACACCCGGACGAGGCCGCGATGTTCCTCGACTCGGCCACGTCGACGGCGACCCAGGAGAAGGTCGTCGGCGTGTGGGTGGCCATGTCCGTCAACAACGAGGTCGCCCCGAAGACCGACAACCCCCTGCACGAGCTGTGGGTCCCGGTCTTCTCCGGCGCCACGGGCCTGTACATCAACAACGACCAGAACCTGGCGCTGGACCAGACCACGGAGTACTGGCGGATCCAGAACTCGGTGCTGACCGGTGACATCGCCCCGCAGGACGCCGGGGCCGCGTTCCAGGCGTTCATCGACGCGAGCTAG
- a CDS encoding carbohydrate ABC transporter permease, with amino-acid sequence MSTTTSPAATDAMRSRRHRRHGNRFLAAVPYLAPAALLYGFFLVYPMLDSVRLSFFEWSGFRTEEPTFVGTDNYVRLFTADPVFWAAFRNSIIWVVLSLLVPMTLSLLLALALNRRMVGRNLFRSVFYIPAVFASITVAAMWRWIYNPTLGTVNQVLEAVGLESWSRQWLGDPDIALYSVFVAAIWQGVGFNMVLFLAGLQQVPVELVEAAKLDGARGPQIFRHVTMPALRPTFVVVLILTIISSLKVFDLVVGMTGGGPAQSTQVLALWSYTQSFSNHNFGQGGAVATVLLVISLCLVVPYLTWALKGEDR; translated from the coding sequence GTGTCGACCACCACCTCGCCTGCCGCGACGGACGCGATGCGGAGCCGCCGCCACCGGCGGCACGGCAACCGCTTCCTGGCCGCTGTGCCCTACCTCGCCCCGGCGGCCCTGCTCTACGGCTTCTTCCTCGTCTACCCGATGCTCGACTCGGTCCGGCTGTCGTTCTTCGAGTGGTCCGGCTTCCGCACCGAGGAGCCCACCTTCGTCGGGACGGACAACTACGTCCGGCTCTTCACCGCGGACCCGGTCTTCTGGGCCGCGTTCCGCAACTCGATCATCTGGGTCGTGCTGTCCCTGCTCGTCCCGATGACGCTGAGCCTGCTGCTCGCGCTCGCCCTCAACCGGCGGATGGTCGGCCGCAACCTCTTCCGCTCCGTCTTCTACATCCCCGCCGTCTTCGCCTCGATCACCGTGGCGGCGATGTGGCGCTGGATCTACAACCCCACCCTCGGCACGGTCAACCAGGTGCTCGAGGCGGTCGGCCTGGAGTCCTGGAGCCGCCAGTGGCTGGGGGATCCCGACATCGCTCTCTACTCGGTCTTCGTCGCCGCCATCTGGCAGGGCGTGGGTTTCAACATGGTGCTGTTCCTCGCCGGGCTCCAGCAGGTCCCGGTCGAGCTCGTCGAGGCCGCCAAGCTCGACGGCGCGCGCGGCCCGCAGATCTTCCGCCACGTGACGATGCCGGCCCTGCGGCCCACCTTCGTCGTCGTGCTGATCCTGACGATCATCAGCTCGCTCAAGGTCTTCGACCTGGTGGTCGGCATGACGGGCGGCGGCCCGGCGCAGTCCACCCAGGTCCTGGCGCTGTGGTCGTACACGCAGTCGTTCTCGAACCACAACTTCGGCCAGGGTGGTGCCGTCGCGACAGTGCTGCTCGTCATCTCCCTGTGCCTCGTCGTGCCCTACCTCACCTGGGCCCTCAAGGGAGAGGACCGCTGA
- a CDS encoding carbohydrate ABC transporter permease — protein sequence MATATLTRVPTGTASATRRPRDWVGIGLWIALAISAIAWATPFVFMFLTSVKSKADVSQLSTWDLPTVWLWQNYADAVQTGDLWVTGGNSLLIALVKVPLGLLVASATAFALGRLRFRRSKLVLGLFAVGSMVPIQVALGPLFNTMLSLDLLDSRAGLLLPYLAFGIPYQVFMLYGFFKAIPDELDESARIDGASTFRVYWQICLPLARPALAALFILDFVATWNEYAMATTLLQSQSNWTIPLAVQGFSSQHATDYGALNAFIILSAVPVLIVYLMFQRYFVQGAFSGAVKG from the coding sequence ATGGCCACCGCAACCCTCACCCGCGTGCCCACGGGCACGGCGTCGGCGACCCGCAGGCCGCGCGACTGGGTCGGCATCGGCCTGTGGATCGCCCTGGCGATCTCGGCGATCGCCTGGGCGACGCCCTTCGTGTTCATGTTCCTCACCTCGGTGAAGAGCAAGGCCGACGTCAGCCAGCTGTCGACCTGGGACCTGCCGACGGTCTGGCTCTGGCAGAACTACGCCGACGCCGTGCAGACCGGCGACCTGTGGGTCACCGGGGGCAACAGCCTGCTCATCGCGCTCGTCAAGGTGCCGTTGGGCCTGCTGGTCGCCTCGGCGACGGCGTTCGCGCTGGGCCGCCTGCGGTTCCGCCGGTCCAAGCTCGTGCTGGGGCTGTTCGCCGTCGGCTCGATGGTGCCCATCCAGGTGGCCCTCGGCCCGCTGTTCAACACGATGCTCTCGCTGGACCTGCTGGACTCGCGCGCCGGGCTGCTGCTGCCCTACCTGGCGTTCGGCATCCCGTACCAGGTGTTCATGCTCTACGGCTTCTTCAAGGCCATCCCGGACGAGCTCGACGAGTCGGCCCGGATCGACGGCGCCTCGACCTTCCGGGTGTACTGGCAGATCTGCCTGCCGCTCGCGCGGCCGGCGCTCGCGGCGCTGTTCATCCTCGACTTCGTCGCCACCTGGAACGAGTACGCGATGGCGACGACCCTCCTGCAGAGCCAGTCCAACTGGACCATCCCGCTGGCCGTCCAGGGCTTCAGCTCGCAGCACGCGACGGACTACGGCGCGCTCAACGCCTTCATCATCCTGTCGGCGGTCCCCGTCCTCATCGTCTATCTGATGTTCCAGCGGTACTTCGTACAAGGTGCCTTCTCCGGCGCTGTCAAGGGGTAG